AGGCCACGCCGGAACTCGCGCCGCAAGCTTTGCTGGCGGAAATCGACGCCCTCAACGAGCGCACCTACAACAGCGTCAACAACGGCGTCTACCGGGCCGGTTTCGCCACCAGCCAAGCCGCCTACGACGAAGCCTTCGCCGAGGTCTTCGCCACCCTGGACTGGCTCGACGAGCGCCTGGGCGAACGGCGCTTCCTGCTCGGCGACCCGACCAGCGAGGCCGACTGGCGGCTCTTTCCCACCTTGGTGCGTTTCGACGTGGCCTACCACGGCACCTTCAAATGCAACCTGCGCCGCCTGATCGACTACCCCAACCTCTGGCCCTACGCCCGCGACCTCTACCAGACCCCGGGCATCGCCGAGACCGTCGATCTGGAGACCTACAAGCGGGGCTACTATTCGCTCAGCGAACAGCGCAACCCGACCGGTATCGTACCGCGCGGACCCGAGATCAATTTCAGCATCCCCCACGGCCGCGGCTAACGCACCTCGAGCACGATGCGGCCGCGGCTGTGTTCGCCGGCCTCTAATAGATGCTGGGCCTCGGCGGCTTGTGAGAGCGGCAGGGTGCGGCCAACTTGGGGGCGAACGGCGCCACTGGCGACCAAGTCGAGCACGGCCTGCAACACGTAAATGGCGTCGTGGATGTCGGAACGCAGCACCTTGACGCCATACTCGGCGCCCAGGTCCTCGATGGGTTTGGCGATCAGCCAGACCAAACTGCCGCCGGGTTTGAGCACGGCGTAGGAGCGCCGGTGGATATCGCTGCCCAGAAGATCGAGCACGACGTCGTAGTCGCGGAGTTCGGTGGCAAAATCCTGCTCGTCATAAGCAACCACTGTGTCGGCTCCCAGGCTGCGCACGTATTCGGCGTTGGCGGCCCGGCAGGTGGCGGTGACCTCGGCGCCCAGGTTGCGGGCGATCTGCACCGCCATGCCGCCGACGCCGCCCGAGCCGCCATGCACCAGCACCCGCTGGCCGGCCGTGATGGTGACGCTTTCCATCAGCGGGATCCAGGCGCAGACGCCGGCGTGCACCGCCGCCGCAGCCTCGGTGAAGGAAACATTGGCGGGGCGGCGCACGACCTCGGCGGCGGCGCGCACCACCAGCTCGGTGTAAGCACCGTTCTCGGTGTGAGCGGTGATGAAGCATACTTCGTCGCCGATGGCCATATCGCTGACCCCGGATCCCAGCGCCACGACCGTACCGGCGCCGTCGCGACCGGGGATGGTGGGAAAGGTTTGGGGGAAAATTTCCTGCAACAGGCCCGCCCGCACTTTCCAGTCGCCCGGTGCGACGCTGGCCGCATGCACGGCGATCAGCACCTCGCCGGGACCCGGTTCGGGATCGGGCAGATCGCGGTAATGCAGGA
This is a stretch of genomic DNA from Alphaproteobacteria bacterium. It encodes these proteins:
- a CDS encoding glutathione S-transferase family protein: MGRMVEGVWHSEEVMEMDRRGAWMRPETRFRNWLGEEGFAPEAGRYHLYVALNCPWAHRTIVYRKLKRLEDIVSLSFVRPRRTDQGWVFDADDEAYRDAVLGKRSLHEIYSLADADFSGRVTVPVLWDRQQGTIVNNESADIIRMLDSAFTGLAEATPELAPQALLAEIDALNERTYNSVNNGVYRAGFATSQAAYDEAFAEVFATLDWLDERLGERRFLLGDPTSEADWRLFPTLVRFDVAYHGTFKCNLRRLIDYPNLWPYARDLYQTPGIAETVDLETYKRGYYSLSEQRNPTGIVPRGPEINFSIPHGRG
- a CDS encoding NADP-dependent oxidoreductase translates to MKAIQFDHHGGPEVLHYRDLPDPEPGPGEVLIAVHAASVAPGDWKVRAGLLQEIFPQTFPTIPGRDGAGTVVALGSGVSDMAIGDEVCFITAHTENGAYTELVVRAAAEVVRRPANVSFTEAAAAVHAGVCAWIPLMESVTITAGQRVLVHGGSGGVGGMAVQIARNLGAEVTATCRAANAEYVRSLGADTVVAYDEQDFATELRDYDVVLDLLGSDIHRRSYAVLKPGGSLVWLIAKPIEDLGAEYGVKVLRSDIHDAIYVLQAVLDLVASGAVRPQVGRTLPLSQAAEAQHLLEAGEHSRGRIVLEVR